The following DNA comes from Anaerostipes rhamnosivorans.
GGAAATTATAGTGGTGCATATAACGTTTGCTGGTCTCTTCCTGATCCATACCGTCCAGTCTCTGAGCCTCTGAAAGGGAGCCCAGTGTCGTCACTGTCATAACCTGTGTCTGACCTCTCTGGAACAAGGCAGAACCGTGAACTCTAGGAAGACAGTCCACCTCTGCTGCAAGATGGCGGATCTCTGTGATATCTCTTCCGTCTGGACGTTTTTTGTCCTTTAAGATCATCTTTCTCACGGTCTTTTTCTGGAAAGCATATACTGCTTCTCCTACCTGGGAAAGCCACTCTTCCTTATCAGCATAACGCTCAGCCAGCTTTTCTTCAATAGCGCGGATATTTTCTTCTCTCACCTGCTTTTCGTCGGTAAAGACTGCTTCTTCCATAGCTTCTGGTGTGATGAAGGAAACCATGTCATCGTACATTTCCTGGTCGATTTCATGATGCTCGTATTCATGCTTTTCTTTGCCACACTCTGCTACGATGGTATCGATAAAAGCGATGATCTCCTTGTTCACCTCATGTGCTTTGAAGATTGCCTGGATCATCACATCCTCCGGTACTTCGTTGGCACCGGCTTCGATCATGATGACTTTGTCTCTTGTGGAGGCTACGGTCAGTGCCATCTCAGACTCTTCCTTTTGTGCCGCGGTTGGATTGATAATGAACTCGCCGTCGATCAGTCCCACCATAGTGGACGCCGTCGGTCCGTCAAATGGAATGTCAGAAATACAGGTTGCGATGGCAGATCCAAGCATTGCGGTAAGTTCCGGGCTGCAGTCCGGATCCACAGACATCACAAGGTTGTCCAGCAGGACATCATTTCTGTAATCTTTCGGGAACAGGGGACGCATCGGGCGGTCGATCACACGGTCTGTGAGGATCGCGTTTTCAGAAGGCCTTGCCTCTCTCTTTAAAAACCCTCCCGGGATCTTACCTACAGCGTACTGTTTCTCTTCGTACTCTACGCTCAATGGGAAGAAGTCAATTCCGTCCCTTGGTTTGTCGGATGCTGTAGCTGTGGAAAGGACCACGGTATCTCCATAGTGCATAAATGCCGCACCATTTGCCTGAGCCGCCACGCGGCCTACCTCTACGGTCAATTTCCGTCCTGCAAGATCCATACTAAATTCTTTTACCATGTTTAATTTCTCCTTAAAATCTTATTTAAAAGACGCCGAAACAACTAAGCGGTCCACAGCATACAAGTGGATGTGCTCTGTGCAGCTGGCTGTAGACTCCTTAGTAGTCTCGGAATACGTCTTTTACAACTTTTTTATTGTATCATAACTATACCAAAAAAAGAAGACAGGAATTTCAATTCCTGTCCCCATAATTCGGCTATTTTCTCAGTCCGAGTCTCTCGATCAGTGCACGGTATCTTGCAACATCCTTATTTTTTAAGTATGCTAAAAGATTACGTCTCTTACCTACCATCTTTAAAAG
Coding sequences within:
- a CDS encoding polyribonucleotide nucleotidyltransferase; this translates as MVKEFSMDLAGRKLTVEVGRVAAQANGAAFMHYGDTVVLSTATASDKPRDGIDFFPLSVEYEEKQYAVGKIPGGFLKREARPSENAILTDRVIDRPMRPLFPKDYRNDVLLDNLVMSVDPDCSPELTAMLGSAIATCISDIPFDGPTASTMVGLIDGEFIINPTAAQKEESEMALTVASTRDKVIMIEAGANEVPEDVMIQAIFKAHEVNKEIIAFIDTIVAECGKEKHEYEHHEIDQEMYDDMVSFITPEAMEEAVFTDEKQVREENIRAIEEKLAERYADKEEWLSQVGEAVYAFQKKTVRKMILKDKKRPDGRDITEIRHLAAEVDCLPRVHGSALFQRGQTQVMTVTTLGSLSEAQRLDGMDQEETSKRYMHHYNFPSYSVGETRPSRGPGRREIGHGALAERALIPVLPTEDEFPYAIRTVSEIMESNGSTSQGSICASSLSLMAAGVPVKAPVAGISVGLVTGDSDDDYLILTDIQGLEDFFGDMDFKVAGTDKGITAIQMDIKIHGLTDQIIREAIARTKEARTYILHEVMNPVIGTARDHVGKYAPKISQYTIDPEKISEVIGKQGKTINAIIDETGVKIDIDESGRVDILSEDQEMIDKAIGIIKSIVEPLNVGDIYEGEVVRIMQFGAFVQVSPNKDGLIHISKLAKERVEKVEDVVNIGDRVAVKVLEIDKMGRINLKLEEKLS